One genomic region from Prevotella sp. Rep29 encodes:
- a CDS encoding MFS transporter translates to MDTQETPTNQHLWHRSFGLLAAANFFLTVSVYMLIPSLSEWLLQQFTPLQTGLIMGSYGLGLFVLGPYCSFLVQHYRRNQVCILAIFVIALLTLLTYLCKENHAEWQASAWVFVGVRFLYGAAFGVAQMVLCSTLVIDSCESFQRTQANYIMSWFGRIGVGMGPLIVMLTGLWLEIDIFLVIAGVASFSLLLIMMVRFPFRAPEDTQLRASLDRFFLTGAWPLFLNMVLVTVFVGIVLASVHTIMFYVMMLCGFLMAILFEQILLKYPIRNSILAGLSLMFLSLMFAGNGNQFLNTYFFPLCLGLGSGIVGSGFLLSFVKLSDHCQRGTSQSTFFLSWELGMSIGLFLGFAFLAPQHGSMCFHDMEQECAFPQLGIKLGTVFLLISFFFYVFFTYPWFLKHRNR, encoded by the coding sequence ATGGACACTCAGGAAACACCCACCAATCAGCATCTGTGGCATCGGTCATTCGGCTTGTTGGCAGCGGCTAATTTCTTTCTGACCGTATCGGTCTATATGCTCATTCCTTCACTTTCGGAATGGCTTTTGCAGCAGTTCACTCCGTTGCAAACAGGACTGATTATGGGCAGTTACGGACTTGGTCTGTTCGTTCTCGGTCCGTATTGCAGTTTCTTGGTTCAGCATTATCGTCGCAATCAGGTTTGCATCTTGGCAATCTTTGTCATCGCCTTGCTGACGTTGCTTACTTATCTCTGCAAGGAAAATCATGCGGAATGGCAGGCGAGTGCGTGGGTGTTTGTAGGCGTTCGTTTCTTGTATGGCGCAGCCTTCGGGGTAGCTCAGATGGTTTTGTGCAGCACGTTGGTCATTGATAGCTGCGAGTCATTCCAGCGGACACAAGCCAATTATATCATGTCGTGGTTCGGTCGTATCGGTGTGGGGATGGGACCTCTGATTGTCATGCTGACGGGACTTTGGCTTGAAATCGATATATTCCTCGTAATAGCAGGTGTGGCATCTTTCTCACTGCTGTTGATTATGATGGTGCGTTTCCCTTTCAGGGCTCCGGAAGACACGCAGTTGCGCGCCAGTTTAGACCGCTTCTTCCTGACCGGAGCCTGGCCGTTGTTCCTGAATATGGTCCTGGTTACGGTTTTTGTGGGCATAGTCTTGGCAAGTGTACATACCATCATGTTCTATGTCATGATGCTCTGTGGATTCCTCATGGCGATATTGTTTGAGCAGATTTTGCTGAAATATCCGATAAGAAATAGTATCTTGGCAGGGCTGTCATTGATGTTCCTGTCATTGATGTTTGCAGGGAACGGCAATCAATTCTTGAATACCTACTTCTTTCCCTTGTGTCTGGGACTTGGTTCTGGAATAGTGGGCAGTGGCTTCCTGTTGTCATTCGTCAAGCTGAGCGATCATTGTCAGCGCGGAACTTCGCAAAGCACCTTTTTCCTGTCGTGGGAGCTGGGCATGAGTATCGGGTTGTTCTTAGGCTTTGCTTTTCTCGCTCCTCAGCATGGTTCTATGTGTTTTCATGACATGGAACAGGAGTGTGCTTTTCCCCAATTAGGCATCAAACTGGGTACGGTGTTTCTTCTGATATCCTTTTTCTTCTATGTCTTTTTTACCTATCCTTGGTTTTTGAAACATCGGAATAGATAA
- a CDS encoding leucine-rich repeat domain-containing protein — MPNSVKTIENYAFSGCSGLTSITIPNSVTSIGGFVFSGCTGLTSVDIPNSVTNIGDYAFSGCKGLTSVTIPNSVKTIENYAFKGCSGLTSVDIPNSVTSIGENAFSDCTGLTSVTINSNTILSKTYSSSMSLKNIFGEQVKEYQTGDNVEKIGNYAFYKCSELTSVTIGNSVTSIGDYAFQHCISLTSVTISNSVTNIESSAFSGCYSLTSVCIGNSVTNIGDYAFLGCIGLTFVTINNNAILSKNYSSSNSLKNIFGEQVKEYQIGDNVEKIGNYAFYGCTGLTSFTIPNSVTSIGSSAFSGCTGLISFTIPNSVTSIGDFAFRGCTGLTSVTIPNSVTSIGRWFEGCTGLASVTIPNSVKTIENYAFKGCSGLKNITIPNSVTSIGNLAFQNCTGLIFVTINNNAILSKNYSSSNSLKNIFGEQVKEYQIGDNVEKIGNYAFYGCSGLISATIPNSVTSIGNYAFQDCTGLTSIDIPNSVTSIGFCAFEGCTGLASVTIPNSVTSIGFSAFKGCTGLASVTIPNSVKTIENRAFKGCSGLKNITIPNSVTSIGNDAFSGCRSLTSVTIPNSVTSIGSYAFYGCTGLTSVTIGNSVTSIGDYAFQYCRGLTSVTIPNSVTSIGDYAFQYCRGLTSVTIPNSVTSIGREAFDGCSGLTSVTIGNSVTSIGYEAFRYCTGLTSVTIGNSVTSIGNYAFADCNELTEIYCYIEEPLTINVNVFFNVRKNTCTLHVPIGTGDAYCNANVWKEFNIVEDLQSRMAQSITWAQSQIYVVGLNSDIELTAVASSGLPVTYSVKSGSDCATLITSGDKTSLKGIKPGTVIVEAKQVGNSEYQPASVEKEFTINKKTSQRITWSQEIEAVVGDSLILSATSSSGLPVAYRALDEDYCSKMEIKQNAEGQYVVYFSSGAPFIIEAYQDGNDVYNAAEPVRKYYNSLNPTETDGLMCINGIYYKYTDNTHTALKMVRGFKQYKGDMVFPAVVNGLPVTNMESDATYICPIITSIEFEEGHSRIEGIHYDMALEKLILPSTTTYIDYLVLHCCPKLKDVYLYATTPPEVSSYCDYDQWTEGEGKTLYVPRGTKSAYENADFWKHFTIVEIDVPTGIISIDNSQSAIDNDVWFTINGTRLNGKPTKAGIYIVNGKKVVIK; from the coding sequence ATTCCTAATTCCGTGAAAACGATTGAAAACTATGCGTTTTCTGGTTGCAGTGGTCTGACCTCTATCACTATTCCTAATTCCGTGACGAGCATTGGAGGATTTGTGTTCTCTGGTTGCACAGGTCTGACTTCCGTTGACATTCCCAATTCTGTGACGAACATTGGAGATTATGCGTTTTCTGGTTGCAAAGGTCTAACTTCTGTCACTATTCCTAACTCCGTGAAGACGATTGAAAACTATGCGTTTAAAGGTTGCAGCGGTCTGACTTCCGTTGATATCCCCAACTCCGTGACGAGCATAGGAGAAAATGCGTTCTCTGATTGCACAGGTCTGACTTCCGTCACTATTAATAGTAACACCATATTGTCTAAGACTTATTCTTCTTCTATGTCCTTAAAAAACATATTTGGCGAACAAGTCAAAGAATATCAGACAGGTGATAATGTAGAGAAAATTGGAAACTATGCGTTTTATAAATGTAGTGAATTGACTTCGGTTACTATTGGTAATTCTGTGACGAGTATTGGAGACTATGCGTTTCAACATTGTATCAGCCTGACCTCCGTTACTATTAGCAACTCCGTGACAAACATTGAAAGTTCTGCGTTTTCTGGTTGTTATAGTTTGACTTCTGTCTGTATTGGTAATTCCGTGACGAATATTGGAGATTATGCGTTTTTGGGCTGCATAGGTCTGACTTTTGTTACTATTAATAATAATGCCATATTGTCTAAGAATTATTCTTCTTCGAACTCTTTAAAAAATATATTTGGTGAACAAGTCAAAGAATATCAGATAGGTGATAATGTAGAGAAAATTGGAAACTATGCGTTTTATGGATGCACAGGTCTGACCTCCTTCACCATCCCCAACTCCGTGACGAGCATTGGAAGTTCTGCGTTCTCTGGTTGCACAGGTCTGATCTCCTTCACCATCCCCAACTCCGTGACGAGCATTGGAGATTTTGCGTTCCGTGGTTGCACAGGTCTGACCTCCGTCACCATCCCCAATTCCGTGACGAGCATTGGGCGGTGGTTCGAAGGTTGCACAGGTCTGGCTTCCGTCACTATTCCTAACTCCGTGAAGACGATTGAAAACTATGCGTTTAAAGGTTGCAGCGGTCTAAAAAACATCACTATTCCCAACTCCGTAACGAGCATAGGAAACCTTGCATTTCAGAATTGCACAGGTCTGATTTTTGTTACTATTAATAATAATGCCATATTGTCTAAGAATTATTCTTCTTCGAACTCTTTAAAAAATATATTTGGTGAACAAGTCAAAGAATATCAGATAGGTGATAATGTAGAGAAAATTGGAAACTATGCGTTTTATGGATGCAGTGGTCTGATCTCCGCCACTATCCCCAATTCTGTGACGAGCATTGGAAACTATGCGTTCCAAGATTGCACAGGTCTGACTTCTATTGACATCCCCAACTCCGTGACGAGCATTGGGTTTTGTGCGTTCGAAGGTTGCACAGGTCTGGCTTCCGTCACTATTCCTAACTCCGTGACGAGCATTGGGTTTAGTGCGTTCAAAGGTTGCACAGGTCTGGCTTCCGTCACTATTCCTAACTCCGTGAAGACGATTGAAAACCGTGCGTTTAAAGGTTGCAGCGGTCTAAAAAACATCACTATTCCCAACTCCGTAACGAGCATAGGAAACGATGCGTTTTCTGGTTGCAGAAGTCTAACTTCTGTCACTATTCCCAATTCCGTGACAAGTATTGGAAGTTATGCGTTCTATGGCTGCACTGGTCTGACTTCTGTCACCATCGGCAACTCCGTGACGAGCATTGGAGATTATGCGTTCCAATATTGCCGCGGTCTGACCTCCGTCACTATCCCCAACTCCGTGACGAGCATTGGAGATTATGCGTTCCAATATTGCCGCGGTCTGACCTCCGTCACTATCCCCAACTCCGTGACGAGCATTGGACGTGAAGCGTTCGATGGTTGCAGCGGTCTGACCTCCGTCACTATCGGCAACTCCGTGACGAGCATTGGATATGAAGCGTTCCGATATTGCACTGGTCTGACTTCTGTCACCATCGGCAACTCCGTGACGAGCATTGGAAACTATGCATTTGCAGATTGCAATGAACTGACTGAGATTTATTGTTATATAGAAGAACCACTGACTATAAATGTTAATGTGTTTTTTAACGTACGTAAAAACACCTGTACGCTCCATGTGCCTATAGGAACTGGCGATGCTTATTGCAATGCGAATGTGTGGAAAGAATTTAATATCGTTGAAGATTTACAATCAAGAATGGCACAGAGTATAACGTGGGCACAATCCCAAATATATGTAGTAGGCTTAAATTCTGATATAGAATTGACAGCAGTTGCTTCATCTGGTCTGCCTGTCACTTATTCTGTTAAATCCGGCAGTGATTGTGCAACACTTATAACGAGCGGGGACAAAACTTCTTTGAAAGGCATTAAACCAGGAACTGTTATCGTTGAAGCGAAACAAGTTGGAAATAGTGAGTACCAACCAGCAAGTGTGGAAAAGGAATTTACCATTAATAAAAAAACATCACAGAGAATAACATGGAGTCAAGAAATAGAAGCTGTTGTCGGAGATAGTTTGATTTTATCAGCGACTTCTTCGTCCGGACTTCCTGTTGCCTACAGGGCTTTGGATGAAGATTATTGCAGCAAAATGGAAATTAAACAAAATGCTGAAGGACAATATGTGGTATATTTTTCAAGTGGAGCACCTTTCATCATTGAGGCATATCAAGATGGGAACGATGTATATAATGCGGCAGAACCTGTAAGAAAGTATTACAACTCATTGAACCCGACAGAGACAGACGGACTGATGTGTATTAATGGTATTTATTACAAATATACTGACAACACACACACAGCCTTGAAAATGGTCAGAGGATTTAAACAGTATAAAGGTGATATGGTATTCCCCGCTGTTGTCAACGGGTTGCCTGTTACAAATATGGAGAGTGATGCTACTTATATATGTCCAATAATAACGTCGATAGAGTTTGAAGAAGGACATTCGCGAATAGAAGGCATTCATTATGATATGGCATTGGAAAAACTTATATTACCCTCGACTACAACTTATATTGACTATCTAGTGCTTCACTGCTGTCCTAAACTGAAAGATGTATATCTGTACGCAACAACACCTCCAGAAGTAAGTTCATATTGTGATTATGACCAATGGACCGAAGGTGAAGGAAAAACGCTTTATGTACCTCGTGGGACGAAATCCGCATATGAAAATGCAGACTTCTGGAAACACTTTACTATCGTAGAAATTGACGTGCCGACAGGCATTATTTCAATAGATAATTCGCAATCGGCAATCGATAATGACGTTTGGTTTACCATAAACGGCACACGTCTCAACGGCAAGCCGACAAAAGCAGGTATTTATATTGTAAATGGAAAAAAAGTAGTAATTAAATAA
- a CDS encoding YgiQ family radical SAM protein, with protein sequence MELRGWNQLDVILFSGDAYVDHPSFGAAVIGRTLEAHGYKVAIVPQPDWHGDFRDFKKLGRPRLFFGISPGCMDSMVNKYTANKRLRSEDAYSPNGRHDCRPEYPTIVYTKILKQLFPDVPVVLGGIEASMRRLTHYDYWQDRLRPSILCDSEADLIIYGMGEKAILQLCQQLEDNPNINHTHDIPQVAYLTTKDNIPQGIQPTDIVLHSHEECLQDKKHEAENYRHIEEESNKIHACRLIQKVGKQYVVVNPPYPPMTTAELDASFDLPYTRLPHPKYKDKRIPAYDMIKLSVNIHRGCFGGCAFCTISAHQGKFIVSRSKESILREVKQVIGHPDFKGYLSDLGGPSANMYGMGGRDKKMCERCKRPSCIHPKICPNLNTDHSSLLDIYRAVDALPGVKKSFIGSGVRYDLLLHQSKDRKTDDAATEYTRELICRHVSGRLKVAPEHSSDQVLRLMRKPPFQQFETFKRIFDRINREENLRQQIIPYFISSHPGCREQDMAELAVLTKQMDFHLEQVQDFTPTPMTISTETWYTGYDPYTLERVFSAKTPKEKLAQRQFFFWYQPEERRYIEQRLRTIGRADLILKLYGNTSTNRPQHPNKSYKKKRRR encoded by the coding sequence ATGGAGCTCCGGGGATGGAATCAACTCGATGTCATCCTCTTCTCTGGTGATGCCTATGTTGACCACCCCTCTTTTGGTGCTGCCGTCATCGGAAGAACGCTTGAAGCACATGGATATAAAGTGGCCATCGTTCCACAACCCGATTGGCATGGAGACTTCCGCGATTTCAAGAAGTTGGGACGTCCACGACTCTTTTTCGGCATATCACCAGGCTGCATGGACTCGATGGTCAATAAATACACAGCCAACAAACGACTGCGTTCCGAAGACGCATATAGCCCGAACGGACGCCACGACTGCCGACCGGAATATCCTACGATAGTCTATACAAAGATACTGAAGCAACTGTTTCCTGACGTACCCGTGGTCTTGGGCGGTATCGAAGCATCCATGCGCCGCCTCACACATTACGACTATTGGCAGGACCGACTCCGTCCTTCTATCCTGTGCGACTCTGAGGCTGACCTCATCATCTACGGAATGGGGGAAAAAGCCATCCTGCAACTATGTCAGCAACTGGAGGACAATCCGAACATCAACCACACCCACGACATTCCACAGGTTGCATACCTAACGACAAAGGACAACATCCCGCAAGGCATACAACCTACAGACATCGTCCTCCATTCACACGAAGAGTGCCTGCAAGACAAAAAGCACGAAGCCGAAAATTACCGCCACATCGAGGAAGAATCCAACAAGATACATGCCTGCCGGCTGATTCAGAAAGTGGGGAAGCAATACGTCGTGGTCAATCCTCCCTACCCTCCTATGACAACTGCTGAACTGGATGCCTCTTTCGACCTTCCATACACACGGCTGCCTCATCCGAAATATAAAGACAAGCGCATTCCCGCCTACGACATGATTAAACTCTCTGTCAACATTCACAGGGGATGCTTTGGAGGATGCGCCTTCTGCACCATCAGCGCACACCAAGGGAAGTTCATCGTCAGCCGAAGTAAAGAAAGTATTCTTCGGGAGGTAAAGCAGGTGATTGGGCATCCCGACTTCAAAGGTTATCTCAGCGATTTGGGAGGACCTTCTGCCAATATGTACGGTATGGGCGGACGAGACAAAAAGATGTGTGAACGATGCAAACGGCCATCATGTATCCATCCGAAGATATGCCCGAATCTCAACACCGACCATAGCAGTCTGCTCGACATCTATCGGGCAGTCGATGCGTTGCCGGGAGTTAAGAAGAGTTTTATCGGGAGCGGCGTGCGCTATGACCTCCTGCTGCATCAGAGTAAAGACCGAAAGACTGATGATGCTGCAACGGAATACACTCGGGAACTTATTTGTCGGCACGTCAGCGGCAGATTGAAGGTCGCACCAGAGCACTCCAGCGACCAAGTGCTGCGACTCATGCGAAAGCCGCCGTTCCAACAGTTCGAGACTTTCAAACGCATCTTCGACCGTATCAACCGTGAAGAAAATCTCAGACAACAGATTATCCCCTACTTTATCAGCAGCCACCCGGGATGTCGTGAACAAGACATGGCTGAACTTGCCGTTCTCACAAAGCAAATGGATTTCCACCTTGAGCAGGTACAGGACTTCACTCCTACTCCCATGACCATCAGCACCGAGACTTGGTACACCGGCTACGACCCTTACACGCTGGAAAGAGTATTCAGTGCAAAAACACCAAAGGAAAAGTTGGCACAACGGCAATTCTTCTTTTGGTATCAACCCGAAGAGCGACGCTACATCGAACAACGTCTCCGAACTATCGGACGAGCAGACCTCATTCTCAAACTATACGGAAACACCAGCACCAACCGCCCACAACACCCCAACAAATCCTATAAGAAGAAAAGAAGGAGATAG
- a CDS encoding fibronectin type III domain-containing protein, producing the protein MRGFILILTWLSICVSPAFAQDSSSEAKLRERLEEYFKDYKAKNVDMIRKPRLQDCLINDSTKSLTITVDEIFSTQDFSPEVVEKIYKKIRKTVPDVYEDYQISVITNGMEISELIPNRLLDNPDKTRLWGDIEYRGEPWVSNVSRPNKITHGLRNRHISLWASHGRYYDQKKGFWKWQRPNLFGTTEDLFTQTIVVPYLIPMLENAGAVVFTPRERDWQKNEFIIDNDKDSSPYYSERNAADAWSSTGIPGFSYRQGMYVDGENPFTHGTARMAATTHGKHVSQITYQPNITQGGRYAVYVSYQTVSNSIDDAQYIVYHKGQATEFRVNQRMGGSTWVYLGTFDFDQGCNAYNRVVLTNHSKRHGVVTADAVRFGGGMGNIERGGTVSGFPRCLEGARYYSQWAGAPYSAYSSKNGVDDYADDINTRSHVTNWLAGGSVYAPNIDGKNVPIELSLGVHSDAGFSKDYSSLIGSLSICTTNYNDGKLNGGLSRMASRDLADALLDGVYRDLRYKYGRWRIRALYDRNYSESRLPEVPSSILETLSHQSFPDMIYGQDPNFKFTLARSIYKTILRYVSDQHEQPFVIQPLQPDNFRIEYISKNRVMLSWDPVNDPQEPSARPSSYIVYKASGPSGFDNGTVVKSPFLSVELNPDVLYQFKVTAINKGGESFPTETLSALYTPNAKKTILIVNGFHRLSSPAIHSTAQEQGFDLDKDIGVSYGPTAGWNGRQLCFDKAKIGIEGPGGLGYGGDEYAGMFIAGNSFNYVKTHAEAIRTARQYNIVSCSSKAVETGKVNINKYPCVDLILGLEKNDGRSLVSYKTFSPAMQQKLRHYTKVHGALLVSGSYIGSDMTEINEQHFLSQVLKLHFAGDNRYCTDSKIYGMGTSFDIYRTLNETHYAVQSPDILQAVAPAYCALQYANGQSACVAYQGKDYRSFTMGFPFECITDHNMRGWIMKGILNFLLAP; encoded by the coding sequence ATGAGAGGCTTTATCTTAATATTGACTTGGTTGAGTATATGCGTTTCGCCGGCTTTCGCCCAGGACAGTTCTTCTGAGGCAAAGCTGCGAGAACGCTTAGAGGAATATTTCAAGGATTACAAGGCGAAAAACGTGGACATGATTCGCAAACCACGGTTGCAAGACTGTCTGATAAACGACAGTACAAAAAGCCTGACGATAACTGTTGATGAAATCTTCTCCACGCAAGACTTCTCCCCTGAAGTTGTTGAGAAAATCTACAAAAAAATCCGCAAAACCGTTCCTGACGTCTATGAGGATTATCAGATCAGCGTCATCACAAACGGAATGGAAATCAGCGAACTTATTCCCAACCGCCTCTTGGACAATCCGGACAAGACACGTTTGTGGGGAGATATAGAATATCGTGGCGAGCCCTGGGTCTCCAACGTGTCGCGTCCCAACAAAATCACGCATGGACTCCGAAATCGCCATATATCACTATGGGCAAGCCACGGGAGATATTACGACCAGAAAAAAGGCTTCTGGAAATGGCAACGACCGAATCTGTTCGGTACGACAGAAGACCTGTTCACCCAAACAATCGTCGTGCCATATCTGATTCCAATGCTTGAAAATGCAGGCGCTGTGGTCTTTACTCCACGCGAACGCGACTGGCAAAAAAATGAATTTATCATTGACAACGACAAAGACTCCTCCCCCTATTACTCGGAGCGAAATGCGGCTGACGCATGGTCATCTACCGGTATTCCCGGCTTTTCTTACCGACAGGGAATGTATGTTGACGGAGAGAATCCCTTCACTCACGGCACAGCAAGAATGGCTGCCACGACCCACGGCAAGCATGTGAGCCAGATTACCTACCAGCCCAATATCACTCAAGGCGGAAGATATGCGGTCTATGTGAGCTATCAGACGGTTTCAAACAGCATCGATGACGCGCAATATATTGTTTACCATAAAGGACAGGCGACGGAGTTCCGTGTCAACCAGCGCATGGGCGGCAGCACTTGGGTTTATCTTGGCACGTTCGATTTCGACCAGGGATGCAACGCCTACAATCGTGTCGTGTTGACCAACCACAGCAAGAGGCATGGCGTCGTCACCGCAGATGCAGTCCGCTTTGGCGGAGGCATGGGCAACATTGAGCGCGGTGGTACTGTGAGTGGCTTTCCCCGTTGCCTTGAAGGGGCACGCTACTATAGTCAATGGGCTGGTGCACCTTACAGTGCATATAGTTCAAAGAACGGCGTAGATGACTATGCTGATGACATCAACACCCGCTCTCACGTCACTAACTGGCTTGCCGGCGGCTCTGTCTATGCACCGAACATTGATGGCAAGAACGTTCCTATAGAACTCTCACTTGGTGTACACAGCGACGCTGGTTTTTCTAAAGACTACTCATCGCTGATTGGTTCACTCTCCATTTGCACCACGAATTACAATGACGGCAAACTGAATGGCGGTCTCTCCCGAATGGCATCAAGAGATCTTGCTGACGCATTGTTAGACGGCGTCTATCGCGACCTTCGCTACAAATATGGGCGGTGGCGTATTCGTGCATTATACGACCGCAACTATTCGGAATCACGCCTCCCGGAAGTTCCTTCTTCTATATTGGAGACCCTCTCCCACCAAAGTTTTCCAGACATGATATACGGTCAGGACCCTAATTTCAAGTTTACCTTGGCGAGATCTATCTATAAAACCATTCTCCGCTATGTCTCCGACCAACATGAACAGCCGTTCGTGATTCAGCCATTACAACCGGATAACTTCCGCATAGAATATATCTCCAAAAACCGCGTGATGTTGAGTTGGGACCCTGTGAACGACCCGCAGGAACCCAGTGCACGCCCGTCATCGTATATCGTCTATAAGGCTTCCGGACCTTCAGGTTTCGATAACGGAACCGTCGTCAAATCACCATTCCTGTCTGTTGAGCTGAATCCCGACGTGCTCTATCAGTTCAAGGTGACAGCCATCAACAAAGGTGGAGAGAGTTTCCCCACAGAGACCCTGTCCGCGCTGTACACACCGAATGCCAAAAAGACCATTCTGATAGTCAACGGCTTCCATCGGCTATCTTCACCGGCAATTCACTCCACGGCACAAGAGCAGGGATTCGACTTAGACAAAGACATCGGTGTTTCCTATGGACCAACCGCTGGATGGAACGGAAGACAACTCTGTTTCGACAAAGCAAAAATCGGGATTGAAGGTCCTGGAGGATTAGGCTACGGAGGGGATGAATATGCCGGAATGTTCATTGCGGGCAACAGCTTCAACTACGTAAAGACCCATGCTGAAGCCATCCGGACAGCGCGCCAATACAACATTGTGAGCTGTTCAAGCAAAGCGGTAGAAACAGGAAAAGTCAACATCAATAAATATCCGTGCGTGGACCTTATCCTTGGCTTGGAAAAAAACGACGGGCGTTCGCTCGTTTCATACAAGACGTTCTCTCCCGCCATGCAACAGAAGTTGAGACACTACACCAAGGTCCATGGCGCATTATTGGTGAGTGGCTCGTACATCGGGTCGGACATGACGGAAATCAACGAGCAGCACTTCCTGTCACAGGTCCTGAAACTTCACTTTGCTGGCGACAACCGGTACTGTACAGACAGCAAGATATACGGCATGGGGACGTCATTCGATATTTACCGAACCCTGAACGAGACGCACTACGCCGTTCAGTCTCCTGACATCCTTCAAGCCGTAGCACCTGCATATTGTGCATTGCAATACGCTAACGGGCAGAGCGCTTGCGTGGCTTACCAAGGAAAGGATTATCGGAGTTTCACGATGGGATTCCCCTTTGAATGTATCACAGATCACAACATGCGAGGATGGATTATGAAAGGTATTCTGAACTTCCTGCTCGCACCATAA
- a CDS encoding 1-acyl-sn-glycerol-3-phosphate acyltransferase, whose product MWKKFCNWLLYSRLGWRKNVTETLPEKCIICLAPHTSNWDFLLGQLYAGAEGLRINFLMKSEWFVWPLGVFFKRLGGIPVHRDRKSSLTDVLADTATKSDTFRLCVTPEGTRSANADWKKGFYYIAVKAGIPILLYGIDYKDRLIECSKSIMPSGDIENEMTEIKDYFRPFKGKYPEKFAL is encoded by the coding sequence ATGTGGAAGAAATTTTGCAATTGGCTTTTATATAGCCGCTTAGGATGGAGAAAGAACGTAACTGAGACTCTTCCGGAGAAATGTATCATCTGTCTTGCTCCTCACACAAGTAATTGGGATTTTCTTTTAGGACAACTGTATGCTGGCGCTGAAGGCTTGCGAATCAATTTCCTGATGAAAAGCGAATGGTTTGTATGGCCCCTGGGAGTTTTTTTCAAACGACTGGGTGGCATTCCTGTGCACCGCGACCGCAAATCGAGTTTGACAGACGTGCTGGCAGATACCGCCACGAAAAGCGATACGTTCCGCCTTTGCGTCACACCGGAGGGCACACGCTCTGCCAATGCTGACTGGAAGAAAGGATTTTATTATATTGCCGTGAAAGCCGGCATCCCGATTTTGCTATATGGTATTGATTATAAAGACCGTCTCATCGAATGTTCCAAAAGCATCATGCCTTCGGGAGACATTGAAAATGAGATGACAGAAATTAAAGATTATTTTCGTCCCTTCAAAGGCAAATATCCTGAAAAGTTTGCCCTTTGA